A DNA window from Arachis duranensis cultivar V14167 chromosome 3, aradu.V14167.gnm2.J7QH, whole genome shotgun sequence contains the following coding sequences:
- the LOC107479777 gene encoding COP1-interactive protein 1, whose translation MVKHRFRESIKSLFGSHLDPEKEEQLQGAKTEIDDKVKRILKLIKDDNLEEDGPPLEQSKKEPLVELIEDFHNQYQSLYARYDHLTGELRKKIHGKQGENESSSSSSDSDSDYSSRDKVRKNGQLESDFQKIIEGLKQELEMASVEVAELNQRLTSTHEEKEDLNSKYVAALSKIEEVEKINMDLKSDAEASSIQRSKLLDENAELKNQLDIAGKTEAELSQRLEDLKTEKDSLASEKETAIQQIVEEKKITDDLRTTVDQLKDEKFSLEKELQVVTGEIFILKQQLEHADEEMTKVNNNLRVTEEENESLKLKLSQASDEVQLSHRRVQELVDELSQLKEEHVAALSKIEEVDKINMDLKTDAEASSIQRSKLLEENAELKNQLDVAGKTEAELSQRLEDLKTEKDSLTLEKDTAIQQIVEEKKITDDLRTTVDQLKDEKFSLEKELRVVTGEISILKQQLEHADEEMTKVNNNLRVTGEETESLKLTISQASDEVQLSHRRIQELVDELSQLKEKHDEKEREVSTLTEMHEGHQNESSNKIRELEGQVTNLALELESHQTQKRDMEEQIKRGTTEARELGEHNLGLRSQISELEMKSKEREEELFSLKKKLEDNEEQSSSKILDLTSQITNLLTDISTLHSKNNELEEQIISKSSEASAQVKSITDNMSVLQHEVESLQQQKADLEVQLVEKVQENSEYAIQLQNLKEEVDRKTLEQEKLMEDTENLLMQIRNLESEVSTMKNQKSVDDELIRANSHEIDHLRQEKLELLDKTAELEKTSSERESAFSVIQDTLRKVEEESSAQIMNLTEKINNLQNDLVSLENHKQESSQQYDGLKLEVDSIHSQKSELEEQARAKDHENSELREEIIGLKGTITALETTMAEKKFALSTLQEKFHEKENEASALTTQVNNLQNDLLSLQGLKEELELHCGKIKEEHAERFTLIENEKNELAGKSTSLQRTLEEREDAYQKLNEGYIQIEGWLKESKVSLEVAEKKIEEMEREFHEGSEFKNQMMAELEHTVEDLKRDLEEKGDEINTMFENVRMLEVKLRLSNQKLRVTEQLLSEKEESFRKAEEKFQQEQKALEDMIATLSVKLAANNEAFQEIIAGVKECVNSVTVGIETVCWNFSDKCKNHENSISNMSRELQVAKNGFREMNKEKEQLQTQRHQLLEQLRDKKEEELALRERIGKLEAKASKDESEKTNLAANMAQLRNTVGELEKKMKEKDDGMLDLGEEKREAIRQLCLWIDYHRSRYDYLKDVLSKTGRGQRTA comes from the exons ATGGTGAAACATCGCTTTAGAGAGTCTATAAAATCTTTGTTTGGAAGTCATCTTGACCCTGAGAAAGAAGAGCAACTGCAGGGAGCTAAAACAG AAATTGATGACAAAGTGAAAAGGATATTGAAACTTATTAAAGATGACAACCTTGAAGAGGATGGCCCCCCTTTAGAGCAATCTAAGAAGGAACCACTTGTTGAACTGATTGAGGATTTCCACAATCAGTACCAATCGCTCTATGCACGATATGATCATTTGACAGGTGAGTTAAGGAAAAAGATTCATGGCAAGCAAGGAGAAAATGAGAGCTCATCGTCCAGTTCAGACTCAGATTCAGATTATTCTTCAAGAGACAAAGTCAGAAAAAATGGACAGCTGGAAAGTGACTTTCAAAAGATAATTGAAGGCTTAAAGCAAGAACTTGAAATGGCTAGTGTGGAAGTTGCTGAATTAAACCAGAGGTTGACAAGTACTCATGAAGAGAAGGAGGATCTTAATTCGAAATATGTTGCAGCATTGAGCAAGATAGAagaagtagagaaaataaacaTGGATTTGAAATCTGATGCTGAAGCATCGAGTATTCAAAGATCAAAACTTTTGGATGAGAATGCTGAACTAAAAAATCAACTGGACATTGCTGGTAAGACAGAAGCTGAGCTGAGTCAAAGATTGGAGGACTTGAAGACAGAAAAAGATAGTTTGGCATCGGAGAAGGAGACAGCTATCCAGCAGATTGTCGAGGAAAAGAAGATTACAGATGACCTGAGAACCACAGTTGATCAACTGAAGGATGAGAAATTCTCTCTTGAGAAAGAATTACAAGTCGTGACAGGGGAAATTTTCATTCTAAAACAGCAGTTAGAGCATGCAGATGAGGAAATGACAAAGGTCAACAACAACCTGAGAGTCACTGAGGAAGAAAATGAATCATTGAAATTGAAACTTTCACAGGCTTCTGATGAGGTCCAGCTTTCTCACAGAAGAGTTCAAGAACTTGTAGACGAATTGAGTCAGTTAAAGGAGGAACATGTTGCAGCATTGAGCAAAATAGAAGAAGTAGACAAAATAAACATGGATTTGAAAACTGATGCTGAAGCATCGAGTATTCAAAGATCAAAACTTTTGGAAGAGAATGCTGAACTAAAAAATCAACTGGATGTTGCTGGTAAGACAGAAGCGGAGCTGAGTCAAAGATTGGAGGACTTGAAGACAGAAAAAGATAGTTTGACACTGGAGAAGGACACAGCTATCCAGCAGATTGTCGAGGAAAAGAAGATTACAGATGACCTGAGAACCACAGTTGATCAACTGAAGGATGAGAAATTCTCGCTTGAGAAAGAATTACGAGTTGTGACAGGGGAAATTTCCATTCTAAAACAGCAGTTAGAGCATGCAGATGAGGAAATGACAAAGGTCAACAACAACCTGAGAGTCACTGGGGAAGAAACTGAATCATTGAAATTGACAATTTCACAGGCTTCTGATGAGGTTCAGCTTTCTCACAGAAGAATTCAAGAACTTGTAGATGAATTGAGTCAGTTAAAGGAGAAACATGATGAGAAGGAAAGGGAAGTTTCAACCCTCACCGAGATGCATGAAGGGCATCAGAATGAATCCTCAAATAAAATTAGGGAGCTTGAGGGACAAGTCACAAACCTGGCACTAGAACTAGAATCACATCAAACCCAGAAAAGAGATATGGAGGAGCAAATTAAAAGGGGCACAACTGAAGCAAGGGAACTGGGAGAGCACAATTTAGGGCTACGTAGCCAGATTTCAGAACTTGAAATGAAGTccaaagaaagagaagaggaacTATTTTCCCTCAAGAAGAAACTTGAAGATAATGAGGAGCAGTCATCCTCTAAAATATTAGATTTGACATCTCAGATAACCAATCTGCTGACTGACATAAGCACATTACATTCAAAAAACAATGAACTGGAAGAGCAGATAATTTCAAAGAGCAGTGAAGCATCAGCTCAAGTCAAAAGCATTACTGATAACATGAGTGTGTTGCAGCACGAAGTGGAGTCCCTACAACAACAGAAAGCTGACTTGGAAGTTCAGTTAGTGGAAAAAGTCCAAGAGAATTCAGAGTATGCAATTCAATTGCAAAATCTGAAAGAGGAGGTTGACAGAAAAACCCTGGAACAAGAGAAACTTATGGAAGACACCGAAAATTTACTCATGCAGATAAGGAATCTGGAATCAGAGGTGAGCACTATGAAGAACCAGAAAAGTGTAGATGATGAGCTGATAAGGGCTAACAGCCACGAGATTGATCATTTGAGACAAGAGAAGTTGGAGCTACTTGACAAAACAGCAGAATTAGAGAAAACATCATCAGAGAGAGAATCTGCGTTTTCTGTCATCCAGGACACACTTCGTAAAGTAGAGGAAGAGAGTTCAGCTCAAATAATGAATTTGACTGAGAAAATTAACAATCTTCAAAATGATTTGGTTTCCTTGGAGAATCATAAACAAGAGTCATCACAGCAGTATGACGGACTGAAGTTGGAGGTGGATTCTATACACAGCCAGAAGAGTGAACTTGAAGAGCAGGCAAGAGCTAAAGATCATGAGAACAGCGAGCTGAGAGAGGAAATTATTGGATTGAAGGGAACAATCACTGCGCTGGAGACAacaatggcagaaaagaagttTGCGTTGTCCACTTTGCAggaaaaatttcatgagaaagaGAACGAAGCTTCTGCCTTAACCACCCAAGTGAATAATCTGCAAAATGACTTGCTTTCATTGCAGGGCTTAAAAGAAGAGTTGGAGCTCCACTGtggaaaaatcaaagaagaacATGCAGAAAGGTTTACACTCATagagaatgaaaagaatgagctaGCAGGAAAGTCAACCAGTCTTCAGAGAACATTAGAAGAACGAGAAGATGCTTATCAGAAGTTAAATGAAGGTTATATACAAATCGAAGGTTGGCTGAAGGAAAGCAAGGTGAGCCTTGAAGTTGCTGAGAAGAAGATTGAAGAAATGGAACGTGAATTCCATGAAGGCAGTGAGTTTAAGAATCAGATGATGGCTGAACTGGAGCATACAGTGGAGGATCTGAAGAgagaccttgaagagaaaggaGATGAAATCAACACTATGTTTGAGAATGTCCGCATGCTCGAGGTTAAGCTTCGTCTTTCCAATCAGAAGTTACGCGTCACAGAACAATTGCTAAGTGAGAAGGAGGAGAGCTTTAGAAAAGCTGAAGAAAAGTTCCAACAAGAGCAGAAAGCTCTTGAAGACATGATTGCTACTTTGTCAGTAAAGCTTGCTGCCAACAATGAAGCTTTTCAGGAAATCATAGCCGGTGTTAAAGAGTGTGTGAACAGCGTGACGGTTGGCATAGAAACCGTTTGCTGGAATTTCTCTGATAAATGTAAAAATCATGAGAACTCTATCTCCAACATGTCTCGTGAGCTTCAAGTTGCAAAGAACGGTTTCAGGGAgatgaacaaggaaaaagagcaATTGCAGACACAGAGACACCAATTGCTGGAGCAGCTGCGGGATAAGAAGGAAGAAGAGTTAGCTTTGAGGGAGAGGATTGGGAAGCTGGAGGCAAAAGCAAGCAAGGATGAATCAGAGAAGACGAATCTGGCAGCGAACATGGCTCAACTGAGGAATACAGTTGGAGAattggagaagaagatgaaagagaAAGATGATGGCATGTTGGACTTGGGTGAAGAGAAGAGGGAGGCCATAAGGCAGCTTTGTTTGTGGATTGATTATCATCGCAGCCGTTATGACTATCTCAAAGACGTTCTATCAAAGACAGGTAGAGGCCAACGAACGGCTTAA